In one Balaenoptera acutorostrata chromosome 5, mBalAcu1.1, whole genome shotgun sequence genomic region, the following are encoded:
- the FGB gene encoding fibrinogen beta chain codes for MVSWNFQKFKTMKHLLLLLLCVFIVKAQAIDDYDELHLDARGHRPYDKKREEAPSLRPVPPPISGDGYQPRPAKAAIRQKKVERKPPDADGCLHADPDLGVLCPTGCQLQDTLVKEERPIRKNVEELITNIESVSQTSSSTFQYITLLKNMWKERQKQVKDNENVINEYSSQLEKHQLYIDETVNSNIPTKLRVLRSILENLRSKIQKLESDVSAQMEYCRSPCTVTCNIPVVSGRECEEIIRNGGETSEMYLIQPDSSIKPYRVYCDMKTERGGWTVIQNRQDGSVDFGRKWDPYKEGFGNIATNADGKKYCGVPGEYWLGNDKISQLTRLGPTKLFIEMEDWKGDKVTALYEGFTVQSEANKYQLSVSKYKGTAGNALIEGASQLVGENRTMTIHNSMFFSTYDRDNDGWKTTDPKKQCSKEDGGGWWYNRCHAANPNGRYYWGGPYTWDMAKHGTDDGVVWMNWQGSWYSMKKMSMKIRPYFPEQ; via the exons ATGGTTTCTTGGAACTtccaaaaatttaaaaccatgaaACATCTACTACTGCTACTATTGTGTGTTTTTATAGTTAAGGCCCAAGCTATTGATGACTACGATGAG TTGCATTTGGATGCCCGTGGTCATCGACCCTATGACAAGAAGAGGGAGGAGGCTCCCAGCCTGAGACCCGTCCCCCCTCCCATCAGCGGAGATGGCTATCAGCCTCGTCCAGCCAAAGCAGCTATCCGCCAGAAGAAAGTGGAGAGAAAACCCCCTGATGCTGACGGCTGCCTGCACGCTGACCCAGACCTG GGCGTGTTGTGTCCTACAGGATGTCAATTGCAAGATACTTTGGTAAAAGAGGAAAGACCAATCAGAAAGAATGTAGAAGAGTTAATTACTAATATAGAGTCTGTTTCCCAAACCTCTTCTTCCACCTTTCAGTATATAACTCTGCTAAAAAACATGTGGAAAGAGAGGCAGAAGCAAGTAAAAG ataatgaaaatgtaataaatgaGTACTCCTCACAACTGGAAAAGCACCAGTTATATATAGATGAGACTGTGAACAGTAATATCCCAACTAAACTTCGTGTGCTCCGTTCAATTCTGGAAAATTTGAGaagcaaaatacaaaaattaGAATCGGATGTCTCAGCTCAGATGGAATACTGCCGCAGCCCGTGTACTGTCACTTGCaatattcctgtggtgtctggcAGAG AATGTGAGGAAATTATCAGGAATGGAGGTGAAACATCTGAAATGTATCTCATTCAGCCTGACAGTTCTATCAAACCATATAGAGTATACTGTGATATGAAAACAGAAAGAGGAG GATGGACAGTAATTCAGAACCGTCAAGATGGTAGTGTTGACTTTGGCAGGAAATGGGATCCATATAAGGAAGGATTTGGAAATATTGCAACCAATGCAGATGGGAAAAAATACTGTGGTGTACCAG gtGAGTATTGGCTTGGAAATGACAAAATTAGCCAGCTTACCAGGTTGGGACCCACAAAGCTTTTTATTGAAATGGAGGACTGGAAAGGAGATAAGGTGACAGCACTCTATGAAGGATTCACTGTACAGAGTGAGGCCAACAAATATCAACTCTCAGTGAGCAAATACAAGGGCACAGCTGGCAATGCCCTCATAGAAGGAGCTTCTCAACTGGTGGGAGAAAACCGGACTATGACCATCCACAACAGCATGTTCTTCAGCACATACGACAGAGACAATGACGGCTG GAAAACTACAGATCCCAAAAAGCAGTGTTCTAAAGAGGATGGTGGTGGATGGTGGTATAATAGATGTCATGCAGCCAATCCAAAT